The proteins below are encoded in one region of Mycteria americana isolate JAX WOST 10 ecotype Jacksonville Zoo and Gardens chromosome 22, USCA_MyAme_1.0, whole genome shotgun sequence:
- the GPATCH8 gene encoding G patch domain-containing protein 8 isoform X2 has translation MGMGRMEMELDYAEDATERRRVLEVEKEDTEELRQKYKDYVDKEKAIAKALEDLRANFYCELCDKQYQKHQEFDNHINSYDHAHKQRLKDLKQREFARNVSSRSRKDERKQEKALRRLHELAEQRRQPECAPGSGPMFRTTTVAVDEEGGDDDDSAANSSSFIQTSSGHATEMTMDRGFLNTGQVGGTVMPSQTPIQTAQAISFGIKSTSGTPLQKIGVSFSFAKKTPVKLETIASVFKDHVEESSSADGAKGDERGSSDAGSLQKSGEGESTNNSDSKAEEDDQHDKDSGSLATTLSKLKKMRREDGPMAVEPEYYHYIPPAHCKVKPNFQFLLFMKSTEQMEAENVNKKTTHEVKKGSSPKPKPGKHTEKAAESTGQQKEQSTTETAAQQSKTELKEVPENASMQESKHLTESNLPEPDTTKEVTQPVLGCKDVTEGPKHPTGPFFPVLSKDESTTLQWPSELLIFTKAEPSVSYSCNPLYFDFKLSRNKDAKGKGAEKSKDPGGLCKENVQSTDSGEISKPKEAESAANSSALKMESKSLSTCGSQNKQESSLTSLSKGEGEDSSKSITGKNKSGRSHKHKKKKKHKKSSKHKRKHKEEADEKGRKTDLGEEKPKKRKRHRHKKGKSSLSTESERALKTELSEECSHFQKKKRFSQESQRKSLSAEEGSSSKKEDGGNSCQEHGSKKHKAELQQLPASRRQCSAPSLARTSRRSRQSSGDYDSDEGSHRKHCRQKSPSQYSDDYDSGSDHSRSRSRSGRRHSSHRSYSTSSDASSDHSRYSRRRSYSDDSYSDYSDRSRCHSKRSHDSEDDSDYNSSNHRSKRRKYSSSEDDYSSSRSRSRSRSRSRTHPRGRSRTRSRGRTHSSSCSRSRSKRRSRSVTGRSWKRSRSYSRDRSRSTRSHSQRSLSRKGSRGHESPEERRSGRRDFIRSKIYRSQSPHYFQRGRSEGSSLKKEDGKGEDLKGSGSLSQNSSGSGTGRASEGDCSPEERNSVTAKLLLEKIQSRKVEKKPCITDEMLAGANKVGIKLKDPPQGYFGPKLPPSLGNKPVLPLIGKLPTVRKPNAKRYEESGLERGEEQELSDSEDVSQGIEEAQLAGLEEVVMVIQDKPLDEQKRDEPAVEMPSIPLEAPALPECFGSGDLVMPHNFLSDPSDGDGLEPMDGGSQPVPVETSMMPLVPDVEHFSGYVPQSGEPSIEGDREGGEDSSLAPLESQPITFTPEEMEKYSKLQQAAQQHIQQQLLAKQVKAFPASAALAPAAPALQPIHIQQPAAASATSITTVQHAILQHHAAAAAAAIGIHPHPHPQPLAQVHHIPQPHLTPISLSHLTHSIIPGHPATFLASHPIHIIPASAIHPGPFTFHPVPHALYPTLLAPRPAAAAAATALHLHPLLHPIFSGQDLQHPPSHGT, from the exons AGGTTGAAAGATCTCAAGCAGAGGGAATTTGCTCGAAATGTCTCTTCAAGATCACGTAAAGAtgaaaggaagcaagagaaagCCCTCCGGCGTCTACACGAACTGGCTGAACAGAGGAGACAGCCTGAATG TGCTCCTGGAAGTGGACCCATGTTCAGAACCACCACGGTGGCTGTGGATGAGGAAGGTGGAGATGATGACGATTCTGCAGCCAACAGCAGTTCTTTCATCCAGACGAGTTCTGGCCACGCTACAGAGATGACTATGGACAGAGGATTCCTAAACACTGGACAAGTCGGTGGCACTGTTATGCCAAGCCAAACGCCCATCCAGACAGCGCAAGCAATCAGCTTTGGCATTAAGAGTACTTCGGGAACTCCACTGCAGAAGATAGGCGTGTCGTTTTCATTTGCCAAGAAGACTCCGGTAAAGCTTGAGACCATAGCTTCTGTTTTCAAGGACCACGTGGAAGAATCAAGTTCTGCAGATGGAGCAAAAGGTGATGAGAGAGGGTCTTCAGATGCAGGGAGCCTGCAGAAATCTGGTGAGGGCGAAAGCACAAATAATTCTGACAGCAAGGCGGAGGAAGATGACCAACATGACAAAGATAGTGGGTCTCTAGCCACTACCTTATCTAAACTGAAAAAGATGAGACGAGAAGACGGACCAATGGCAGTTGAACCAGAATACTACCACTATATTCCCCCAGCCCATTGTAAAGTAAAGCCTAATTTTCAATTCCTGCTTTTCATGAAGTCCACCGAACAAATGGAAGctgaaaatgtgaacaaaaaaacCACGCATGAAGTTAAAAAGGGTAGTTCTCCAAAACCCAAACCCGGCAAGCACACAGAAAAGGCTGCTGAGAGCACggggcagcagaaggagcagagtACTACTgaaactgcagctcagcagagcaaaacagaacTAAAAGAAGTCCCAGAAAATGCGAGTATGCAGGAGAGCAAGCATCTTACAGAGAGCAATCTCCCTGAGCCAGACACTACTAAAGAAGTCACTCAGCCTGTCCTAGGCTGTAAAGATGTCACTGAAGGACCAAAGCATCCAACAGGACCTTTTTTCCCCGTTTTGAGTAAAGATGAGAGCACGACTCTCCAGTGGCCTTCAGAGCTTCTCATATTTACCAAAGCAGAACCATCTGTTTCGTACAGTTGTAACCCCCTGTATTTTGATTTCAAGCTCTCTCGCAACAAAGATGCTAAAGGTAAAGGAGCAGAGAAATCTAAGGATCCAGGGGGTCTTTGTAAAGAAAACGTTCAGAGTACAGACTCTGGTGAGATAAGCAAACCCAAGGAGGCAGAAAGCGCAGCTAACAGTTCTGCtctaaaaatggaaagcaaatctCTGTCCACCTGTGGCTCCCAGAACAAGCAGGAGTCCAGTTTGACAAGCCTTAgtaagggagagggagaggacagTAGTAAAAGCATAACTGGTAAGAATAAATCTGGGAGATCCcataaacacaaaaagaaaaagaagcacaaaaagtCCAGCAAACACAAACGTAAACACAAGGAGGAAGCTGACGAGAAGGGCCGAAAAACTGacctgggggaagagaagccGAAGAAACGGAAAagacacagacacaaaaaagGCAAATCCTCTCTTTCTACTGAATCAGAACGAGCGCTAAAAACCGAACTGTCTGAAGAGTGTAgccatttccagaagaaaaagcgGTTCTCTCAGGAGTCCCAGAGGAAGTCTCTGTCTGCTGAAGAGGGAAGCAGCAGTAAAAAAGAGGATGGTGGTAACTCCTGCCAAGAGCACGGCAGCAAAAAGCAcaaggctgagctgcagcagttaCCTGCTTCGAGGAGACAGTGTTCGGCTCCTTCCCTGGCCAGGACCAGCCGCAGGAGCCGGCAGAGCAGCGGGGACTACGACAGCGACGAGGGCTCTCACAGGAAGCACTGCCGGCAGAAATCCCCGTCACAGTACAGCGATGACTATGACTCCGGCAGTGACCACTCCAGGAGCCGCTCCAGGTCGGGGCGGAGGCACTCCTCTCACAGGTCCTATTCGACCAGCTCTGACGCCTCCTCGGACCACAGCCGGTACAGCCGTCGGAGAAGTTACTCGGATGATAGCTACAGCGATTACAGTGACCGGTCAAGGTGCCATTCAAAGCGGTCCCATGACTCGGAGGATGACTCCGACTACAACAGCTCAAATCACAGATCAAAGCGGCGCAAGTACTCCTCTTCTGAAGATGACTACAGCTCAAGTAGGAGCAGGTCGAGGAGTCGAAGCAGGAGCCGAACCCACCCTCGAGGCAGGTCAAGAACAAGGAGCCGGGGCAGAACACACAGtagcagctgcagccgcagtcgAAGCAAGAGGAGAAGCCGAAGCGTAACGGGTCGCAGTTGGAAACGGAGCCGCAGCTATAGCAGGGATCGCAGCCGCAGTACGAGAAGCCACTCGCAGAGGTCTCTCTCGCGAAAGGGCTCTCGAGGCCACGAGAGCCCTGAAGAGAGGAGGTCTGGGAGAAGAGACTTTATCAGGTCCAAAATCTATCGCTCACAGTCTCCTCACTATTTCCAGAGAGGCCGAAGTGAAGGATCGTCACTGAAGAAAGAGGATGGCAAAGGAGAGGATCTGAAAGGGTCTGGCTCGCTCTCCCAGAACAGCAGCGGCTCTGGCACGGGGAGGGCCTCGGAAGGTGACTGCAGTCCAGAAGAGAGAAACTCTGTCACTGCAAAACTTCTCCTGGAAAAGATTCAATCCAGGAAGGTTGAGAAGAAGCCCTGCATCACCGATGAGATGCTGGCAGGAGCAAACAAGGTGGGCATAAAGCTCAAAGATCCTCCCCAGGGCTACTTTGGCCCAAAACTTCCTCCTTCCTTAGGCAACAAACCGGTTCTCCCCTTAATTGGGAAACTGCCAACCGTTCGAAAACCAAACGCCAAAAGATATGAAGAGTCTGGCTTGGAGAGGGGCGAGGAGCAAGAGCTGTCGGATTCTGAGGATGTTTCCCAAGGCATTGAGGAGGCTCAGTTGGCTGGCCTGGAAGAAGTGGTGATGGTAATTCAGGACAAACCTCTGGATGAGCAGAAACGTGATGAACCTGCTGTGGAAATGCCGTCCATTCCTCTCGAAGCACCGGCACTCCCTGAGTGCTTTGGTTCTGGAGATCTGGTCATGCCGCACAACTTCCTCTCGGATCCGAGCGATGGTGATGGGCTAGAACCTATGGACGGGGGCAGCCAGCCTGTTCCAGTAGAAACCAGTATGATGCCCTTAGTTCCAGATGTTGAGCACTTTTCTGGCTACGTGCCTCAGAGCGGGGAGCCGAGCATTGAAGGAGACCGGGAAGGAGGAGAAGACTCCTCTCTAGCACCGCTCGAGAGCCAGCCGATCACTTTTACAcctgaagaaatggagaaatacagtaagctgcagcaagctgctcagcagcacattcagcagcagcttctggcaAAGCaggtcaaggcctttcctgcctCGGCGGCCCTGGCGCCGGCAgcgcctgccctgcagcccatccACATTCAGCAGCCGGCGGCGGCATCCGCGACCTCCATCACCACCGTGCAGCATGCCATCCTGCAGCACcacgccgccgcggccgccgccgccatcggGATTCACCCTCAcccccatccccagcctctcGCTCAGGTTCATCATATACCCCAGCCCCACTTGACGCCTATTTCGTTATCCCACTTGACCCACTCGATTATTCCAGGGCACCCTGCTACGTTTCTAGCCAGCCACCCCATCCACATCATTCCGGCGTCAGCTATCCATCCGGGCCCCTTTACTTTTCATCCGGTTCCTCACGCTCTTTATCCAACCCTTCTTGCCCCGAGACCCGCTGCCGCTGCGGCCGCTACAGCGTTACATCTTCACCCTTTGCTGCACCCCATTTTCTCAGGACAGGACTTGCAGCATCCGCCCAGTCAcggcacatga